In one window of candidate division KSB1 bacterium DNA:
- the rpsL gene encoding 30S ribosomal protein S12, with translation MPTINQLVRHGRQRLVAKSKAPALTGSPQRRGVCTRVYTTTPKKPNSAMRKVARVRLTNGYEVTAYIPGEGHNLQEHSIVLIRGGRVKDLPGVRYHIIRGKFDTGGVNDRMQGRSKYGTKRPKK, from the coding sequence TTGCCGACGATTAATCAGCTGGTGCGCCATGGGAGGCAGCGCTTGGTGGCCAAAAGCAAGGCACCAGCCCTGACGGGTTCCCCGCAGCGGCGAGGGGTTTGTACACGCGTCTACACGACGACGCCGAAAAAGCCCAACTCCGCCATGCGGAAAGTGGCCCGCGTGCGCTTGACCAACGGCTACGAGGTAACTGCCTACATCCCGGGTGAGGGGCACAACCTGCAGGAACACTCCATTGTTCTCATCAGGGGTGGGCGAGTGAAGGACCTCCCCGGAGTGCGTTACCACATCATTCGTGGGAAGTTCGACACGGGAGGCGTTAACGACCGCATGCAGGGTCGCTCCAAGTACGGGACCAAGCGCCCCAAGAAGTGA
- the rpsG gene encoding 30S ribosomal protein S7, with the protein MPRRKRPIKREVLPDPKYQSVLVTKFINSIMRRGKKSLAETIFYRAIEIIEKKTGQNGLEVFEKAVENVKPLLEVKSRRVGGATYQVPVEVRPERRQSLAIRWIISNARARSEKTMAEKLAAELIAASKNEGASIKKREDTHKMAEANKAFAHFRW; encoded by the coding sequence ATGCCGAGGAGAAAGCGGCCTATTAAACGTGAGGTGCTCCCAGACCCGAAGTACCAGTCGGTGCTGGTCACCAAGTTCATCAATAGCATTATGAGGCGCGGCAAGAAGAGTCTGGCAGAGACCATCTTCTACCGTGCCATCGAGATCATCGAGAAGAAGACAGGGCAGAACGGCCTGGAGGTCTTTGAGAAGGCGGTGGAAAACGTCAAGCCGCTGTTGGAGGTCAAGTCCCGGCGGGTAGGCGGAGCAACCTACCAGGTGCCGGTGGAAGTACGACCGGAACGCCGGCAGAGCCTTGCCATCCGGTGGATCATCAGCAATGCGCGCGCCCGTTCCGAAAAGACCATGGCCGAAAAGTTGGCGGCAGAGTTGATCGCCGCTTCCAAGAACGAGGGTGCCTCTATCAAGAAGCGTGAGGATACCCACAAAATGGCGGAAGCCAACAAGGCATTTGCTCACTTCCGCTGGTAG